A window from Pseudomonas sp. MRSN 12121 encodes these proteins:
- a CDS encoding exodeoxyribonuclease III → MKALKIATFNLNGIRARLPNLLAWLARERPDIVCLQELKAADRDFPAAALEQAGYGSLHLGQASWNGVAILARGAQPLEIRRALPGTEDDPQSRYLEAAVHGVLVGCLYLPNGNPQPGPKFAYKLAWFERLIAHAATLCDNGHPVVLAGDYNVVPTDLDIYDPRSWLKDALLQPQSRDCYRRLLELGWTDALRALYPQERVYTFWDYFRQHWPRNSGLRIDHLLLNRELAPYLKQAGVDAWVRNEPHASDHAPTWIELGTRRRRR, encoded by the coding sequence ATGAAAGCCTTGAAGATTGCCACCTTCAACCTCAACGGCATCCGTGCGCGCCTGCCGAACCTGTTGGCCTGGCTGGCCCGCGAGCGCCCGGATATCGTCTGCCTGCAGGAGCTCAAGGCCGCCGACCGGGACTTTCCCGCGGCGGCGCTGGAACAGGCCGGCTACGGCAGCCTGCACCTGGGCCAGGCGTCGTGGAACGGCGTGGCGATCCTGGCCCGCGGGGCCCAGCCGCTGGAGATCCGCCGCGCCTTGCCGGGGACCGAGGACGACCCGCAGAGCCGTTACCTGGAGGCGGCGGTCCACGGCGTGCTGGTGGGGTGCCTGTACCTGCCCAACGGCAACCCGCAGCCGGGGCCGAAATTCGCCTACAAGCTGGCCTGGTTCGAACGCCTGATCGCGCATGCCGCGACCCTGTGCGACAACGGGCACCCGGTAGTGCTGGCGGGGGACTACAACGTGGTGCCCACCGACCTGGACATCTATGACCCGCGCTCCTGGCTCAAGGACGCGTTGCTGCAACCGCAAAGCCGCGACTGCTACCGGCGCCTGCTGGAGCTCGGCTGGACCGACGCCTTGCGCGCGCTGTACCCGCAGGAGCGGGTCTATACCTTCTGGGATTATTTCCGCCAGCACTGGCCCCGTAACTCGGGACTGCGCATCGATCACCTGCTGCTCAACCGCGAACTGGCGCCTTACCTGAAGCAGGCCGGGGTCGATGCCTGGGTGCGCAACGAACCCCATGCCAGTGACCACGCGCCGACCTGGATCGAGCTGGGCACGCGCCGGCGTCGCCGCTGA
- a CDS encoding Yip1 family protein → MKAHLIKLLTQPDDAWVAIRSEEEQHPRQYLPHLLLWTLLPSLCLFIGATWTGWSLADSERVRLSPASALQLSVLLYLATLFGTWLMGVFVRWMSRSFEARPTLNQCIGFAAYTATPYFLAGLVALYPNRWLAAITLLLASAYASYLLFVGLPKFMRLNQDRGLPYAASVWGVGLLVLVTVLVGMILLWFNLLSPEYLRPQALP, encoded by the coding sequence GTGAAAGCACATCTGATCAAACTGCTGACCCAGCCGGACGATGCCTGGGTCGCCATTCGTAGTGAAGAAGAACAGCACCCCCGCCAATACCTGCCGCACCTGCTGCTCTGGACCCTGCTGCCCAGCCTGTGCCTGTTCATCGGTGCGACCTGGACCGGCTGGAGCCTGGCCGACAGCGAGCGCGTGCGCCTGAGCCCGGCCAGCGCCCTGCAACTGAGCGTGCTGCTGTACCTGGCGACGCTGTTCGGCACCTGGCTGATGGGCGTGTTCGTGCGCTGGATGTCGCGCTCCTTCGAGGCCCGGCCGACGCTGAACCAGTGCATCGGCTTTGCCGCCTACACCGCGACGCCGTATTTTCTCGCCGGCCTCGTCGCGCTGTACCCCAACCGCTGGCTGGCGGCGATCACCCTGTTGCTGGCCAGCGCCTACGCCAGCTACCTGCTGTTCGTCGGGCTGCCGAAGTTCATGCGCCTGAACCAGGACCGCGGCCTGCCCTATGCTGCCTCGGTGTGGGGCGTCGGCCTGCTGGTGCTGGTGACGGTGCTGGTGGGCATGATCCTGCTGTGGTTCAACCTGCTGTCCCCGGAGTACCTGCGTCCGCAGGCCCTTCCTTGA
- a CDS encoding PAS domain-containing sensor histidine kinase: MTDQPRKVLDDERFRLLVEAVVDYAIYMIDPQGIVTSWNAGARRFKGYQEAEVLGTHFSCFYTAEDRAAGLPQRALHTALTEGRFEGEGWRVRKDGTRFWCHVVIDPIRDSSGELLGYAKITRDLTERKIAEETLKQSEQQFRLLVQSVTDYALYMLDPEGRVSSWNLGAQRIKGYLPQEIIGQHFSRFYSEQDRAAGEPERALQTALREGRFEKQGVRVRKDGTQFQAHVIIDPIRSDSGQLLGFAKVTRDISEAVQAQQELERAREALFQAQKLQAIGQLSGGIAHDFNNLLTVILGNLELARKRIDDPGRLARLLDNAALGAERGVSLTQRMLAFARRQELKSEPVDLPHLVKNLSGLLRSSLGPQVTILNRLPEALPTVLADVNQLELALLNLATNARDAMPGGGTIELRAELGDRAQASSINLPHEHFVRLSVIDSGEGMDEQTLASAADPFFTTKGVGKGTGLGLSMVHGLAEQLGGRLILKSRKGQGTTAELWLPLATQAMRVAPPPPEIEVKQEPLCVLVVDDDSLVLTSTTLLLEDLGHQVLCAVSGVQALQRFQEYPAIDLMITDMAMPQMDGGQLASAVRLLRPDLPIILASGYTQRVEGLAATLPRVPKPYTQLQLIEALAQALAPASADLKEGPADAGTPGTAG, from the coding sequence ATGACGGATCAGCCCCGAAAAGTTCTGGATGACGAGCGTTTTCGTCTGTTGGTCGAGGCGGTGGTCGACTATGCGATCTACATGATCGATCCCCAGGGCATCGTCACCAGCTGGAATGCCGGGGCCCGGCGCTTCAAGGGGTATCAGGAAGCGGAAGTCCTCGGTACGCATTTTTCCTGTTTCTACACCGCCGAGGACCGCGCGGCCGGCCTGCCGCAACGCGCCTTGCACACTGCGCTCACTGAAGGGCGTTTCGAAGGCGAGGGCTGGCGGGTGCGCAAGGACGGCACGCGCTTCTGGTGCCATGTGGTGATCGACCCGATCCGCGACAGCAGCGGGGAGTTGCTGGGGTACGCCAAGATCACCCGCGACCTGACCGAGCGCAAGATCGCCGAGGAGACCCTCAAGCAGAGCGAACAGCAGTTCCGCCTGCTGGTGCAGAGCGTCACCGACTACGCCCTCTACATGCTCGACCCCGAAGGCCGCGTGAGCAGCTGGAACCTGGGCGCGCAGCGGATCAAGGGCTACCTGCCGCAAGAGATCATCGGCCAGCATTTCTCGCGTTTCTACAGCGAGCAGGACCGCGCCGCCGGCGAGCCCGAGCGGGCGCTGCAGACGGCCCTGCGCGAAGGCCGGTTCGAGAAGCAGGGCGTGCGGGTACGCAAGGACGGCACGCAGTTCCAGGCCCATGTGATCATCGACCCGATCCGCAGCGACAGCGGCCAGTTGCTGGGATTCGCCAAGGTCACCCGCGACATCAGCGAGGCGGTGCAGGCGCAACAGGAACTGGAGCGGGCCCGCGAGGCGCTGTTCCAGGCGCAGAAACTGCAAGCCATCGGCCAGCTCAGCGGCGGTATCGCCCACGACTTCAACAACCTGCTGACGGTGATCCTCGGCAACCTGGAATTGGCGCGCAAGCGCATCGACGACCCGGGCAGGCTCGCGCGCCTGCTGGACAACGCCGCGCTCGGCGCCGAGCGCGGGGTTTCGCTGACCCAGCGCATGCTGGCCTTCGCCCGGCGCCAGGAACTGAAGAGCGAACCGGTGGACCTGCCGCACCTGGTGAAAAACCTCAGCGGCCTGTTGCGCAGTTCCCTGGGCCCCCAGGTGACGATTCTCAACCGCTTGCCCGAGGCGTTGCCGACGGTGCTGGCCGACGTCAACCAGCTGGAGCTGGCGTTGCTCAACCTGGCGACCAACGCCCGCGATGCGATGCCGGGTGGTGGCACCATCGAACTGCGGGCCGAGCTGGGCGACCGGGCCCAGGCGTCCAGCATCAACCTGCCCCATGAGCATTTCGTGCGCCTGAGCGTGATCGACAGCGGCGAAGGCATGGACGAGCAGACGCTGGCCTCGGCGGCCGACCCGTTCTTCACCACCAAGGGTGTAGGCAAGGGCACCGGCCTCGGGCTGTCGATGGTGCATGGCCTGGCCGAGCAACTGGGCGGCCGGCTGATCCTCAAGAGCCGCAAGGGCCAGGGCACCACCGCCGAGCTGTGGCTGCCGCTGGCGACCCAGGCGATGCGCGTCGCACCGCCGCCCCCGGAGATCGAGGTGAAGCAGGAGCCGTTGTGCGTGCTGGTGGTCGACGACGACAGCCTGGTGCTGACCAGCACCACGCTGCTGCTCGAAGACCTCGGCCACCAGGTGCTCTGTGCGGTGTCCGGGGTGCAGGCGCTGCAACGCTTCCAGGAGTATCCAGCGATCGACCTGATGATCACCGACATGGCGATGCCGCAGATGGACGGCGGGCAACTGGCGAGCGCCGTGCGCCTGTTGCGCCCGGACCTGCCGATCATTCTCGCCAGCGGCTACACCCAGCGCGTGGAAGGGCTGGCGGCGACCCTGCCGCGGGTGCCCAAGCCCTACACCCAGCTGCAATTGATCGAGGCCCTGGCGCAAGCCCTGGCGCCGGCCTCGGCGGACCTCAAGGAAGGGCCTGCGGACGCAGGTACTCCGGGGACAGCAGGTTGA
- a CDS encoding FAD-binding and (Fe-S)-binding domain-containing protein — MIASLAPERDLLAHYQAFLDALAAAGFRGEIARGLGLRTVLATDNSIYQRVPQAAVFPRDAADVELLATLAARPEHRQVVLTPRGGGTGTNGQSLTDGVVVDLSRHMNRILEINVEERWVRVQSGVVKDQLNAALKPHGLFFAPELSTSNRATVGGMINTDASGQGSCTYGKTRDHVLELSTVLLDGSRLDTASIDNQRLSDETARDDRIGEVYRCAQGIADSQAELIEAIFPKLNRCLTGYDLAHLREGTERFNLNSVLCGSEGSLGFIVEARLNVLPIPKHSILVNVRYAGFMDALRDAKALMELKPLSIETVDSKVLLLAMQDIVWHGVARYFPEQAEAPTLGINLIEFSGDDQDELEQRVDAFVRHLQQDNSVVRLGHTLAIGAQAVNQVYAMRKRAVGLLGNVQGEARPQPFVEDTAVPPENLADYILEFRALLDGHGLQYGMFGHVDAGVLHVRPILDMKDPAQAALIQPISDAVAALTHKHGGLLWGEHGKGLRSQYVPDYFGELYPALQALKAAFDPFNQLNPGKIATPASVPQARLTRVDEVVLRGELDRTIDERVWQSYDSALHCNGNGACYNFDPDDAMCPSWKATRNRIHSPKGRASLIREWLRLQGEQGVNVLEGGGARLSNLAQRVWNSLARRAGREDFSHEVYDAMAGCLACKSCAGQCPVKVNVPEFRSRFLELYHGRYLRPLKDYLIGSLEFSIPYLARLPRLYNALISAAPVNRALERLAGMVDSPLLSTLDFQAVCRRRNVRMASAAQLAALTEAQRQRSVVLVQDAFTRFFETPLAAEWLELIERLGFQIYLAPFAPNGKPLQVQGFLGAFARAARYNAASLLKLQASGVPLVGLDPAMTLVYRQEYRKTLGTAQAPEVLLPQEWLARVLPEAGEASAAGEAEPYQFLPHCTEKTNEPGAVGLWQQVFARLGLKLQVLPSGCCGMSGTYGHEARNLATSQVIYQQSWQPLVARHGQGGRLLADGYSCRSQVKRQEGQGLQHPLQALLEQLRKRPLTA; from the coding sequence ATGATTGCTTCGCTTGCCCCCGAACGCGACCTGCTGGCGCACTACCAGGCCTTCCTCGACGCCCTGGCCGCTGCCGGCTTTCGCGGCGAAATCGCCCGCGGCCTGGGCCTGCGCACGGTGTTGGCCACCGACAACTCGATCTACCAGCGTGTGCCGCAAGCCGCGGTCTTTCCCCGGGACGCCGCGGACGTCGAGCTGCTGGCCACGCTGGCGGCGCGCCCGGAACACCGCCAGGTGGTGCTGACCCCGCGGGGCGGCGGCACCGGCACCAACGGCCAGTCGCTGACCGACGGGGTGGTGGTCGACCTGTCCCGGCACATGAACCGCATCCTCGAAATCAATGTCGAGGAGCGCTGGGTGCGGGTGCAGAGCGGGGTGGTCAAGGACCAGCTCAACGCCGCCCTCAAGCCCCACGGCCTGTTCTTCGCCCCGGAGCTGTCGACCTCCAACCGCGCCACCGTCGGCGGCATGATCAACACCGACGCCAGCGGCCAGGGCAGCTGCACCTACGGCAAGACCCGCGACCACGTGCTGGAACTGAGCACCGTGCTGCTGGACGGCAGCCGCCTGGATACCGCGTCCATCGACAATCAGCGACTGAGCGACGAAACCGCCCGCGACGACCGCATCGGCGAGGTCTATCGCTGCGCCCAAGGCATCGCTGACAGCCAGGCCGAACTGATCGAGGCGATCTTTCCCAAGCTCAACCGCTGCCTGACCGGCTACGACCTGGCGCACCTGCGCGAGGGCACAGAGCGCTTCAACCTCAACAGCGTGCTGTGCGGCTCCGAAGGCTCCCTGGGCTTTATCGTCGAGGCGCGGCTGAACGTGCTGCCGATTCCCAAGCACTCGATCCTGGTCAACGTGCGTTATGCCGGCTTCATGGACGCGCTGCGCGATGCCAAGGCGCTGATGGAACTCAAGCCGCTGTCGATCGAGACGGTGGATTCCAAAGTGCTGCTGCTGGCCATGCAGGACATCGTCTGGCACGGGGTGGCGCGTTATTTCCCCGAGCAGGCCGAGGCCCCGACCCTGGGCATCAACCTGATCGAGTTCAGCGGCGACGACCAGGACGAGCTGGAGCAGCGGGTCGACGCCTTCGTCCGCCATTTGCAGCAAGACAACTCGGTGGTGCGCCTGGGCCATACCCTGGCCATCGGCGCCCAGGCGGTGAACCAGGTGTACGCCATGCGCAAGCGCGCGGTCGGCCTGCTGGGCAACGTCCAGGGCGAGGCGCGGCCGCAGCCCTTCGTCGAAGACACCGCGGTGCCGCCGGAGAACCTGGCGGACTACATTCTCGAATTCCGTGCGCTGCTCGACGGCCATGGCCTGCAATACGGCATGTTCGGCCACGTCGACGCCGGGGTGCTGCATGTGCGGCCGATCCTGGACATGAAGGACCCGGCCCAGGCGGCGCTGATCCAGCCGATTTCCGATGCGGTCGCGGCGCTGACCCACAAGCATGGCGGCCTGCTGTGGGGCGAGCACGGCAAGGGCCTGCGCTCGCAGTACGTGCCGGACTATTTCGGCGAGCTGTACCCGGCGCTGCAGGCGCTGAAGGCGGCCTTCGACCCGTTCAACCAGCTCAACCCCGGCAAGATCGCCACCCCGGCCTCGGTGCCGCAGGCGCGCCTGACCCGGGTCGACGAAGTGGTGCTACGCGGCGAGCTGGATCGCACCATCGACGAACGCGTCTGGCAGAGCTACGACAGCGCCCTGCATTGCAACGGCAACGGCGCCTGCTACAACTTCGACCCGGACGACGCCATGTGCCCGTCGTGGAAGGCCACCCGCAACCGTATCCATTCGCCCAAGGGCCGCGCCTCGCTGATCCGCGAGTGGCTGCGGCTGCAGGGCGAGCAGGGGGTGAATGTGCTCGAAGGCGGTGGTGCGCGGCTGTCCAACCTGGCCCAGCGGGTCTGGAACAGCCTGGCCCGGCGCGCCGGGCGCGAGGATTTCTCCCATGAGGTGTACGACGCCATGGCCGGTTGCCTGGCGTGCAAGTCGTGCGCGGGGCAATGCCCGGTCAAGGTCAACGTGCCGGAATTCCGCTCGCGTTTCCTCGAGCTGTACCACGGCCGCTACCTGCGACCGCTGAAGGATTACCTGATCGGCTCGCTGGAGTTCAGCATTCCTTACCTGGCGCGGTTGCCACGGCTGTACAACGCGCTGATCAGCGCGGCGCCGGTGAACCGGGCCCTGGAGCGCCTGGCGGGGATGGTCGACAGCCCCTTGCTCAGCACTCTGGATTTCCAGGCGGTGTGCCGCCGGCGCAATGTGCGCATGGCCAGCGCCGCACAACTGGCGGCGCTGACCGAAGCACAGCGCCAGCGCAGCGTGGTGCTGGTGCAGGATGCCTTCACCCGGTTCTTCGAGACGCCGCTGGCCGCCGAGTGGCTGGAGCTGATCGAGCGCCTGGGCTTCCAGATCTACCTCGCGCCGTTCGCGCCCAATGGCAAGCCGCTGCAGGTCCAGGGGTTCCTCGGCGCCTTCGCCCGGGCCGCGCGCTACAACGCTGCCTCGCTGCTGAAGCTACAGGCCAGCGGCGTGCCGCTGGTGGGGCTCGACCCGGCGATGACCCTGGTCTACCGCCAGGAGTACCGCAAGACCCTGGGCACCGCCCAGGCTCCCGAGGTGTTGCTGCCCCAGGAATGGCTGGCTCGGGTGCTGCCCGAGGCGGGCGAAGCGAGCGCGGCGGGCGAGGCTGAGCCGTATCAGTTCCTGCCGCATTGCACGGAGAAGACCAACGAACCGGGCGCCGTCGGCCTGTGGCAACAGGTATTCGCGCGCCTGGGGCTGAAATTGCAAGTCCTGCCCAGCGGCTGCTGCGGCATGTCCGGCACCTACGGTCACGAGGCGCGTAACCTGGCCACTTCGCAGGTCATCTACCAGCAGTCCTGGCAGCCGCTGGTGGCGCGCCATGGCCAGGGCGGCCGCCTGCTGGCCGACGGCTATTCCTGCCGCAGCCAGGTCAAGCGCCAGGAAGGACAAGGCCTGCAGCACCCGCTGCAAGCCCTGCTGGAGCAACTGCGCAAACGGCCGCTGACAGCCTGA
- a CDS encoding LysR substrate-binding domain-containing protein, with the protein MNPRRLTPSMSVLLAFEAAARHGSFTKAAEELALTQSAVSRQVQALESLLEVPLFNRDGRHIELTAAGALYHHELAAALARIRNATLQTIAHKAGGGPLHLAVLPTFGSKWLLPRMHDFYASHPGTLVHIHSRIVSTDLSKDTGDMHAIICAGTGQWPGYEAHRLLSEKLTVVASPRALPDHALMSAAEVTQQLLLHVVSRPDAWPQWFEQNGLQQRTMRMGPGFELTAHLIQAVVAGIGIGLVPRILVQDEILSGELVALFDPVDSGRGYYLAYPTRYQHLPSLQAFSHWLLSIPFPDS; encoded by the coding sequence ATGAACCCGAGACGCCTGACCCCCTCGATGTCGGTGCTGCTGGCCTTCGAGGCCGCCGCCCGCCACGGCAGTTTCACCAAGGCCGCCGAAGAGCTGGCGCTGACCCAGAGCGCCGTCAGCCGCCAGGTCCAGGCCCTGGAATCCTTGCTCGAAGTGCCGCTGTTCAACCGCGACGGCCGGCATATCGAACTGACCGCCGCCGGCGCCCTGTACCACCACGAACTGGCGGCGGCCCTGGCGCGGATCCGCAACGCCACCCTGCAGACCATCGCCCACAAGGCCGGGGGCGGCCCGCTGCACCTGGCGGTGCTGCCGACCTTCGGCTCGAAATGGCTGCTGCCGCGCATGCATGACTTTTACGCGAGCCATCCCGGCACCCTGGTGCATATCCACTCGCGCATCGTCAGCACCGACCTGTCCAAGGACACCGGCGACATGCACGCGATCATCTGCGCCGGCACCGGCCAGTGGCCCGGCTACGAAGCGCATCGGCTGCTCTCGGAAAAACTCACGGTGGTGGCCAGCCCCAGGGCCCTGCCCGATCACGCCTTGATGAGCGCCGCCGAGGTGACGCAGCAACTGCTGTTGCATGTGGTGTCGCGCCCCGACGCCTGGCCGCAATGGTTCGAGCAGAACGGCCTGCAGCAGCGGACCATGCGCATGGGCCCGGGCTTCGAGCTGACCGCGCACCTGATCCAGGCGGTGGTCGCCGGCATCGGTATCGGCCTGGTGCCGCGGATCCTGGTGCAGGACGAGATCCTCAGCGGCGAGCTGGTGGCGCTATTCGATCCGGTGGACAGCGGCCGCGGCTATTACCTGGCCTACCCCACCCGCTACCAGCACCTGCCTTCGCTACAGGCCTTCAGCCACTGGCTGCTGTCGATCCCCTTCCCCGACAGCTGA
- a CDS encoding phytanoyl-CoA dioxygenase family protein, producing MPVESTPPILTAERLQALHRDGFVLLPGVLEAAQVRLLRQAIDGLQAQHWDYSGLLDHYKCVFNRDPLWLPFLDPPGVIELAEAALGADCHVIGQTAWRCHPGFRGTGLHLDYLAMALPRRLLADPGFELPMQICTCHLYLDAIDPDLCPTRVVPGSHRAGRAPRPGETQWQGRAAQAVLCGAGDALMFRSELWHAGSDNRTAGRSRYLLQVHYGRRMVAQKFSPYLHWRFNPEVLAAASARQRRLLGEHEEAEYD from the coding sequence ATGCCCGTCGAGTCGACCCCGCCGATCCTGACCGCCGAACGCCTGCAGGCCCTGCACCGCGACGGTTTCGTGCTGCTGCCCGGGGTGCTGGAGGCGGCGCAGGTTCGCCTGCTGCGCCAGGCCATCGATGGCCTGCAAGCGCAACACTGGGACTACAGCGGCCTGCTCGATCACTACAAATGCGTGTTCAATCGCGACCCGCTGTGGCTGCCTTTTCTCGACCCGCCCGGGGTCATCGAACTGGCCGAGGCGGCGCTGGGCGCCGACTGCCATGTCATCGGCCAGACCGCCTGGCGTTGTCATCCCGGCTTCCGTGGAACGGGATTGCACCTGGACTACCTGGCCATGGCGCTGCCGCGGCGGCTGTTGGCCGACCCGGGGTTCGAGCTGCCGATGCAGATTTGCACCTGCCACCTGTACCTCGACGCTATCGACCCGGACCTGTGCCCGACCCGGGTGGTGCCGGGCAGCCATCGGGCCGGGCGCGCGCCGCGGCCCGGCGAGACGCAGTGGCAGGGCCGGGCGGCGCAGGCGGTGCTGTGTGGCGCCGGCGACGCGCTGATGTTTCGCAGCGAGCTCTGGCATGCCGGCAGCGACAACCGCACGGCCGGGCGCAGCCGCTACCTGCTGCAAGTGCATTACGGCCGGCGCATGGTGGCGCAGAAGTTTTCGCCCTACCTGCACTGGCGCTTCAACCCCGAGGTGCTGGCCGCCGCATCGGCGCGTCAGCGGCGCCTGCTGGGCGAGCATGAAGAGGCCGAATACGACTGA
- a CDS encoding DUF317 domain-containing protein has translation MNDDSLDETLEERRQRKTAQALNLNPDEVARWVVAMEEDGSGMGYVIEFSATTPVEVLARVPGLGSDRSINIGPID, from the coding sequence ATGAACGACGACTCCCTGGACGAAACGCTCGAAGAACGCCGCCAGCGCAAGACGGCGCAGGCGCTGAACCTGAACCCCGACGAGGTGGCCCGCTGGGTCGTCGCCATGGAGGAAGACGGCAGCGGCATGGGCTACGTCATCGAGTTTTCCGCGACCACGCCCGTCGAGGTGCTGGCCCGGGTGCCGGGGTTGGGCAGCGACCGTTCGATCAATATCGGCCCTATCGACTAG
- a CDS encoding S-type pyocin domain-containing protein, with the protein MRLLKSSDPDAWRAQDPHSAHSQVRLALQGHRSSLGGLDRLMREHPGIHSDREILAAVRNGDWVLVSDAPATGGLVCPLLEPEPVYLRQDPWPEPVPRTDRVFAKSASTAPWGTTQAGSSREPAANFGKTLLMASSTTETGLGRIAGELILRSFAWSLELAGTAAKGVAGPAGQVLLLALTPTVLGDDTFYSEEQLRQLRAATTRVRFQFRRDSQGLLQVYGIHTSARSGQDRVPVIKAHWNAEKSAMQAHLGTLTITWTPHSGPVVTAPTRYPGLPDKLPTLMVHPIAEGDDSQLQGAPLDELKVEDCIVTFPANSGIRSLYLVFAKPMVNPLEVGPANDLSSRSAKDGLDIDHIPSQKALEVFLKANDPRIKNEKIQDYLRKAPSIAIPRKVHQKYSATYGGRNTKTQQAEDAADLRTAVDTNLDAMKPYLLEEGFTEEQIETARTHLHNLHQKQGWY; encoded by the coding sequence ATGCGTCTGCTGAAAAGCTCCGATCCTGATGCCTGGCGGGCGCAGGATCCGCACAGCGCCCACAGCCAGGTGCGCCTGGCGCTGCAAGGCCACCGTTCGAGCCTCGGCGGGCTGGATCGGTTGATGCGCGAACACCCGGGCATCCACAGCGACCGGGAGATCCTGGCCGCGGTGAGGAACGGCGACTGGGTGCTGGTCAGCGACGCTCCGGCCACGGGTGGCCTGGTCTGCCCGCTCCTTGAGCCGGAGCCGGTCTATCTGCGACAGGACCCCTGGCCCGAGCCCGTTCCCCGCACCGATCGGGTCTTCGCCAAGTCCGCCAGCACCGCGCCCTGGGGCACCACCCAGGCCGGCTCCAGCCGCGAGCCGGCGGCGAACTTCGGCAAGACCCTGCTCATGGCCTCCTCCACGACCGAGACCGGCCTGGGCAGGATCGCCGGCGAGCTGATCCTCAGGAGTTTCGCCTGGTCCCTGGAGCTGGCCGGCACCGCGGCAAAAGGCGTCGCGGGCCCGGCCGGACAGGTCCTGCTGCTGGCTCTGACCCCGACCGTGCTCGGCGACGACACCTTCTACAGCGAAGAACAACTACGCCAACTGCGCGCCGCCACTACCCGCGTGCGCTTCCAGTTCCGCCGCGACAGCCAGGGCCTGCTGCAGGTCTACGGCATCCACACCAGCGCCCGGTCGGGCCAGGACCGCGTCCCGGTGATCAAGGCCCACTGGAACGCGGAAAAAAGCGCGATGCAGGCCCATCTCGGCACCCTCACCATTACCTGGACCCCGCACAGCGGCCCGGTGGTCACGGCGCCGACCCGCTACCCCGGCCTCCCCGACAAACTGCCGACCCTGATGGTCCACCCCATCGCCGAAGGCGACGACAGCCAGCTCCAGGGCGCGCCCCTCGATGAACTCAAGGTCGAAGACTGCATCGTCACCTTCCCCGCCAACAGCGGCATCAGGTCGCTGTACCTGGTCTTCGCCAAGCCGATGGTCAACCCGCTGGAAGTGGGCCCGGCGAACGACCTGAGCAGCAGGAGCGCGAAGGATGGGTTGGATATTGATCACATTCCTTCGCAGAAGGCGTTGGAAGTTTTTTTGAAGGCAAACGATCCACGTATAAAAAATGAAAAAATCCAAGACTATTTGCGTAAAGCCCCGAGCATCGCGATCCCGCGTAAGGTGCACCAGAAATACAGCGCAACGTATGGCGGCAGGAATACCAAGACCCAGCAGGCCGAGGATGCCGCCGACCTGCGTACAGCCGTAGATACTAATCTCGATGCGATGAAGCCTTATCTGCTCGAAGAAGGTTTTACCGAAGAGCAAATCGAAACGGCGCGCACCCACCTGCATAATCTCCACCAGAAACAGGGTTGGTATTGA
- a CDS encoding DUF6392 family protein: protein MNAATIDDLVKSLGRTYPEMIASGMYLPGGPPKGIFEDSDTVAVSPEPGIELGFWASSQRFEMLFISLLESFQGESIYKGSLPYQLEKRMDQGWIRSRYGEPLESRAPFKMPIRGMTGGWDIYRLPSIPKGTKAVFKYNAEMKVEDVVFELNERSHA, encoded by the coding sequence ATGAACGCAGCAACTATTGATGACTTGGTTAAAAGCCTCGGACGTACTTACCCCGAAATGATTGCTTCAGGGATGTATCTTCCAGGCGGGCCACCTAAAGGCATTTTCGAGGACAGTGACACAGTGGCAGTGTCACCTGAGCCTGGAATCGAATTAGGTTTTTGGGCCAGTAGCCAACGCTTTGAAATGCTGTTCATCAGCTTGCTGGAGAGCTTCCAAGGGGAGTCAATCTACAAGGGGAGTCTTCCCTACCAACTTGAAAAGCGAATGGATCAGGGCTGGATACGTTCCCGGTATGGAGAGCCTTTAGAGTCAAGAGCACCGTTCAAAATGCCCATACGCGGCATGACAGGAGGGTGGGATATTTATCGTTTGCCGAGCATCCCCAAAGGGACTAAGGCGGTTTTTAAATACAATGCCGAAATGAAGGTTGAAGATGTAGTGTTCGAGCTGAACGAAAGATCCCATGCTTAG
- a CDS encoding DUF6392 family protein, giving the protein MLSSAGTMLIDVNAAMIDDLLKSLGRTYPELVASGIHLPGGPPTGIFEDSDTRAMSPETGIELEFWASTQRFEALYISLLKRFPEQSTYKGKLPYHLEIKMNQKWVRSHHGKPLESGAPYRIPVLGMTGGWDAYRLAGFPKHIHVRFKYTVDMDVEGIVFRLNEKSHA; this is encoded by the coding sequence ATGCTTAGCTCTGCAGGGACGATGCTGATTGATGTGAACGCCGCAATGATTGATGACTTGCTTAAAAGCCTCGGGCGTACCTATCCCGAACTGGTTGCCTCTGGGATACATCTCCCCGGCGGTCCGCCAACAGGTATTTTCGAGGACAGCGATACCAGAGCCATGTCTCCAGAGACAGGTATCGAGCTTGAGTTCTGGGCCAGTACCCAACGCTTTGAAGCCTTATATATCTCCTTGCTAAAGCGCTTCCCAGAACAATCAACCTACAAGGGAAAACTGCCCTACCACCTCGAAATCAAGATGAACCAGAAATGGGTCAGATCCCATCACGGTAAACCCTTGGAATCAGGAGCCCCCTATAGAATTCCGGTGCTAGGTATGACTGGCGGCTGGGATGCCTATCGACTTGCAGGGTTTCCCAAACATATCCATGTGCGGTTCAAGTACACCGTCGACATGGACGTGGAAGGGATCGTATTCAGGCTGAATGAAAAATCACACGCTTAG